The Cucumis melo cultivar AY chromosome 6, USDA_Cmelo_AY_1.0, whole genome shotgun sequence genome includes a region encoding these proteins:
- the LOC103496202 gene encoding protein HIGH CHLOROPHYLL FLUORESCENCE PHENOTYPE 173, chloroplastic: MEATATTISCANLSSTATNQCKWNQRLRPFSDLYRTVFFSNSFRSGSGSRSRSLIARAAANTDNKGKKKTKSKKATVAANEEKVNEIVDSSEGFQQQQLQQQQPTQPKITLDDVNPVGLGRKSRQLFDEVWRKFSGLGQISRTTRMDDKETLDALLIREGPMCEFAIPGAQNTTVLVVGATSRIGRIVVRKLMLRGYSVKALVRKVDEDVVDVLPRSVEIVIGDVGDANSLKAAVEGCNKIIYCATARSTITADLFRVDHQGVYNITKAFQDYNNKLAQLRAGKSSKSKLLLAKFKSEESLKGWDVRQGTYFQDVVAAKYDGGMDAKFEYTETGEAVFSGYVFTRGGYVELSTKLSFPLGSTLDRYEGIILSVGGNGRSYVLILEAGPSADTTQSKLYFSRFSTKAGFCRVRIPFSSFRPVKSDDPPLDPFLVHTLTIRFEPRRQRPVEGPAAGVKQQDLRSFKLILEYIKALPTGQETDFILVSCTGSGVEPTRREQVLKAKRAGEDSLRRSGLGYTIIRPGPLKEEPGGQRALIFDQGNRITQAISCADVADICVKALHDSTARNKSFDVCYEYVAEQGRELYELVAHLPDKANNYLTPALSVLEKNT; the protein is encoded by the exons ATGGAGGCAACTGCCACGACGATATCTTGTGCCAATTTGAGCAGTACAGCAACTAATCAGTGTAAATGGAATCAAAGATTGAGACCCTTTTCAGATTTATACAGAACCGTTTTTTTCTCTAATTCATTTCGCAGTGGCAGTGGAAGCCGATCCCGATCGTTGATTGCGAGGGCCGCTGCGAATACTGACAATAAGGGcaaaaagaaaaccaaatcGAAGAAAGCTACGGTTGCTGCTAATGAAGAGAAAGTCAATGAGATCGTAGATTCTAGTGAAGGGTTTCAACAGCAGCAGCTGCAACAACAGCAGCCAACGCAGCCGAAGATTACTTTGGATGATGTGAATCCGGTGGGGTTGGGGCGCAAGTCCCGCCAACTGTTTGATGAAGTGTGGAGAAAGTTTTCTGGGTTGGGACAGATCTCGAGGACAACAAGGATGGATGATAAGGAAACTCTTGACGCTTTGCTTATTAGGGAAGGGCCTATGTGTGAGTTTGCTATTCCTGGGGCTCAAAATACCACTGTGCTTGTTGTTGGTGCCACTAGCCGCATTGGCCGCATTGTTGTCCGTAAGCTTATGCTGAGAGGCTACAGTGTTAAG GCTCTAGTGAGGAAGGTGGATGAAGATGTAGTGGATGTGCTTCCAAGGTCGGTGGAAATAGTGATTGGAGATGTTGGTGATGCTAATTCCCTTAAGGCTGCTGTGGAGGGCTGCAATAAAATCATCTATTGTGCAACTGCTCGATCAACAATTACTGCTGATCTCTTCAGGGTTGATCATCAAGGAGTTTACAATATCACCAAAGCATTTCAG GACTATAACAATAAGCTAGCCCAACTTCGAGCTGGAAAAAGCAGCAAAAGTAAGCTTCTGCTTGCGAAGTTCAAATCTGAAGAGTCACTGAAGGGTTGGGATGTTCGCCAAGGAACTTACTTCCAGGATGTTGTGGCTGCTAAGTATGATGGAGGCATGGATGCAAAATTTGAATATACCGAAACTGGAGAAGCTGTCTTCTCAG GATATGTTTTTACGAGGGGAGGATATGTTGAGTTGTCAACAAAGCTTTCTTTTCCACTGGGATCGACTCTTGACAG ATATGAGGGGATTATTCTTTCAGTTGGAGGGAATGGAAGGTCTTATGTGTTAATCCTTGAAGCTGGTCCTTCCGCCGATACAACTCAAAGTAAACTATATTTCTCAAGATTTAGTACAAAAGCTGGATTTTGCAGG GTCAGGATACCTTTTTCATCCTTCCGCCCAGTAAAATCTGATGATCCTCCTCTAGATCCATTTCTTGTGCATACATTGACCATTCGTTTTGAGCCCAGGAGACAG AGACCTGTTGAAGGACCTGCAGCCGGTGTAAAGCAGCAAGACTTGAGAAGCTTTAAGCTCATATTGGAGTACATAAAAGCCTTGCCT ACTGGGCAAGAGACAGACTTCATCTTGGTTTCATGTACAGGATCTGGTGTAGAACCTACCAGAAGAGAGCAGGTTCTCAAGGCAAAAAGG GCTGGGGAAGATTCATTGAGAAGATCAGGCCTCGGGTACACAATTATCCGTCCTGGTCCCCTCAAG GAAGAACCTGGTGGCCAACGTGCCCTCATATTTGATCAGGGAAACAGGATAACTCAG GCCATAAGCTGTGCTGATGTTGCTGACATCTGTGTAAAAGCGTTGCATGATTCTACAGCAAGAAACAAAAGCTTTGAT GTTTGCTATGAATATGTTGCTGAGCAAGGAAGAGAACTCTATGAGCTG GTAGCTCACTTGCCTGACAAAGCCAACAACTATCTGACCCCTGCCTTGTCTGTTCTGGAAAAGAATACATGA